The following coding sequences lie in one Microbacterium sp. XT11 genomic window:
- the rocD gene encoding ornithine--oxo-acid transaminase, producing MTAVETAAEPHVARNYNPLPVMIARGEGAWVTDVEGKRYLDLLAAYSAVNFGHRHPAIVAALTEQLGRVTLPSRAFMSDRLEPFAAALAALAGKDMVLPMNTGAEAVETGIKVARAWGYRVKGVADGKARIIVAAGNFHGRTTTIVSFSDDEQARDDFGPYTPGFDVVPYGDADAVAAAITDDTVAVLIEPIQGEGGVIIPPDGYLRRIREICDERRVLFIADEIQSGLGRVGETFACDREGVVPDLYLLGKALGGGILPVSAVVGDADVLGVIRPGEHGSTFGGNPLAAAVGLRVVEMLESGEFQERARALGEHLAQALQPLVGHGVTAVRIAGLWAGVDLDPARGTGREIAERLLDRGVLVKDTHGQTIRIAPPIVVRATELDWAVEQLRVVLEAS from the coding sequence GTGACCGCCGTCGAGACTGCGGCGGAGCCGCACGTCGCCCGCAACTACAACCCGCTGCCCGTGATGATCGCGCGCGGCGAGGGAGCCTGGGTCACCGACGTCGAGGGCAAGCGCTACCTCGACCTGCTCGCCGCGTATTCCGCAGTGAACTTCGGGCACCGGCATCCGGCGATCGTCGCCGCGCTCACCGAGCAGCTGGGGCGCGTCACGCTCCCCAGCCGCGCCTTCATGAGCGACCGTCTCGAGCCGTTCGCCGCCGCGCTCGCCGCGCTCGCCGGCAAAGACATGGTGCTGCCGATGAACACCGGGGCCGAGGCCGTCGAGACCGGCATCAAGGTGGCGCGTGCCTGGGGCTACCGGGTCAAGGGCGTGGCCGACGGGAAGGCACGGATCATCGTCGCGGCCGGCAACTTCCACGGACGCACCACGACCATCGTCAGCTTCAGCGACGACGAGCAGGCGCGCGACGATTTCGGCCCGTACACCCCGGGATTCGACGTCGTGCCGTACGGCGACGCGGATGCCGTGGCCGCCGCGATCACCGACGACACGGTCGCGGTGCTGATCGAGCCCATCCAGGGTGAGGGCGGCGTGATCATCCCGCCAGACGGCTACCTCCGCCGCATCCGCGAGATCTGCGACGAGCGCCGCGTGCTCTTCATCGCCGACGAGATCCAGTCGGGACTCGGCCGTGTGGGCGAGACCTTCGCGTGCGATCGCGAGGGCGTCGTGCCCGACCTCTACCTGCTGGGCAAGGCCCTCGGCGGCGGCATCCTCCCGGTCTCCGCTGTCGTCGGCGACGCCGACGTGCTGGGTGTGATCCGACCGGGGGAGCACGGCTCGACGTTCGGCGGCAACCCGCTCGCGGCCGCTGTGGGCCTGCGGGTGGTGGAGATGCTCGAATCCGGCGAGTTCCAGGAGCGAGCCAGGGCGCTCGGCGAGCACCTGGCGCAGGCGCTGCAGCCGCTCGTCGGCCACGGTGTCACGGCCGTGCGCATCGCGGGGCTGTGGGCGGGCGTCGACCTCGACCCTGCGCGTGGCACGGGTCGCGAGATCGCCGAGAGGCTTCTCGATCGCGGTGTGCTCGTCAAGGACACGCACGGGCAGACGATCCGCATCGCGCCGCCCATCGTGGTCCGCGCCACCGAGCTCGACTGGGCCGTGGAACAGCTGCGGGTGGTGCTCGAGGCGTCCTGA
- the ddaH gene encoding dimethylargininase — MSTPEAAVTAAPSRTAHHRHYLMCRPEYFTVNYSINPWMEPANPTDTAKAVAQWQKLYDLYVELGHDVELIDPLPGYPDMVYTANGGFVIDGRAYVPKFRFVERQGEAPAFADWFRAAGYDTIEPQEVNEGEGDFLLAGDVILAGTGFRSTGDSHREVGEVFGREVVTLNLVDPRFYHLDTAIAVLDPVVPEGEHPTIAYLPGAFDDASREILEERFPDAILVSDEDGAVFGLNSSSDGYNVIISPRAKGFEKQLRDRGYNPITVDLSELLLGGGGIKCCTLELRDAE, encoded by the coding sequence ATGTCGACGCCTGAAGCCGCCGTCACCGCAGCACCCTCCCGCACTGCGCACCACCGCCACTACCTCATGTGCCGGCCCGAGTACTTCACGGTGAACTACTCCATCAACCCCTGGATGGAGCCGGCCAACCCCACGGATACGGCCAAGGCCGTTGCGCAGTGGCAGAAGCTGTACGACCTCTACGTGGAACTCGGCCACGACGTCGAGCTCATCGACCCGCTCCCCGGCTACCCCGACATGGTCTACACGGCCAACGGCGGCTTCGTGATCGACGGACGCGCCTATGTGCCGAAGTTCCGCTTCGTCGAGCGTCAGGGTGAGGCCCCCGCGTTCGCCGACTGGTTCCGTGCCGCCGGCTACGACACGATCGAGCCGCAGGAGGTCAACGAGGGTGAGGGAGACTTCCTCCTCGCGGGCGACGTGATCCTCGCCGGCACCGGGTTCCGCTCGACCGGCGACAGCCACCGCGAAGTCGGGGAGGTGTTCGGCCGCGAGGTCGTCACGTTGAACCTCGTCGACCCGCGCTTCTACCACCTCGACACGGCGATCGCGGTGCTCGACCCCGTCGTGCCCGAGGGTGAGCACCCCACCATCGCGTATCTGCCCGGCGCGTTCGACGACGCGAGCCGCGAGATCCTCGAGGAGCGCTTCCCCGACGCCATCCTCGTGTCCGACGAGGACGGCGCGGTCTTCGGCCTCAACTCGTCGAGTGACGGCTACAACGTGATCATCTCCCCCCGCGCGAAGGGCTTCGAGAAGCAGCTGCGCGACCGCGGCTACAACCCCATCACCGTCGATCTGTCGGAGCTGCTGCTCGGCGGCGGCGGCATCAAGTGCTGCACCCTCGAGCTTCGGGACGCGGAGTGA
- a CDS encoding NAD(P)-dependent alcohol dehydrogenase, with translation MTESMKAWRRETYGPASGITLDRAPVPQPRSGEVLLRMRATSLNAGDVRLLRGDPLLVRAAFGLTRPRQPIRGMDAVGTVVATGPQVIGVEIGDEVVGELVGGGGLAPYAVVPASRLVPLPPGVDVAAAATLPIAAGTAWQALDAAGVGIGGHGLRVLVVGASGGVGTFAVQLAALRGAEVWASCAERNRALVSRLGAVRTFDHRREPLAVIPAGRFDAVVDIARGIDLRDLRRLVSDDGTIVLVAGGGGPVLGPVPRMLRAVALSLGRGPRIRPLAASPRPEVLTALLSLLAEGRIAPVIAGVYPFERGAEALARMEAGHVAGKLVVRVG, from the coding sequence ATGACTGAATCGATGAAGGCGTGGCGGCGCGAGACCTATGGTCCGGCATCCGGGATCACCCTCGACCGCGCACCGGTGCCGCAGCCTCGCTCGGGTGAGGTGCTGCTCCGTATGCGCGCGACCTCGCTCAACGCGGGCGACGTGCGGCTGCTGCGGGGCGACCCGCTGCTCGTGCGGGCGGCGTTCGGACTCACGCGGCCGCGTCAGCCCATCCGCGGCATGGACGCCGTCGGCACTGTCGTCGCCACCGGCCCGCAGGTCATCGGCGTGGAGATCGGTGACGAGGTCGTCGGCGAGCTCGTCGGCGGCGGAGGGCTCGCGCCCTACGCCGTCGTGCCTGCGTCGCGGCTCGTCCCCTTGCCGCCCGGCGTCGACGTGGCCGCCGCGGCGACCCTGCCCATCGCCGCCGGAACCGCATGGCAGGCGCTCGATGCGGCCGGCGTCGGCATCGGCGGACACGGCCTTCGGGTGCTCGTCGTCGGAGCATCCGGGGGAGTCGGGACGTTCGCCGTGCAGCTCGCGGCTCTCCGCGGCGCCGAGGTATGGGCCAGCTGCGCGGAACGCAACCGCGCGCTGGTATCGCGCCTCGGCGCGGTGCGCACGTTCGATCACCGCCGGGAGCCGCTCGCCGTGATCCCGGCCGGTCGCTTCGATGCGGTCGTGGACATCGCCAGGGGCATCGACCTGCGCGACCTCCGCCGCCTCGTGTCCGACGACGGGACCATCGTCCTCGTGGCGGGCGGGGGAGGCCCGGTGCTCGGACCCGTGCCGCGAATGCTCCGCGCGGTCGCCCTCTCGCTCGGGCGAGGCCCCCGCATCCGCCCGCTCGCCGCCTCGCCGCGGCCCGAGGTGCTCACGGCGCTGCTCTCGCTGCTCGCCGAGGGGCGCATCGCCCCCGTGATCGCCGGGGTGTATCCGTTCGAGCGAGGCGCCGAGGCCCTCGCCCGGATGGAGGCGGGGCACGTGGCGGGCAAGCTCGTGGTGCGCGTGGGCTGA
- a CDS encoding helix-turn-helix transcriptional regulator, whose product MVKPTLVSNSIRAHREAAGLTQAELARTVGVTRQTLIAIEQQRYSPTLELAFQIARAFGLGIDDLFQYPEAAHD is encoded by the coding sequence ATGGTCAAGCCGACCCTCGTCTCCAACAGCATCCGTGCGCATCGCGAGGCGGCCGGCCTCACGCAGGCCGAGCTCGCCCGCACCGTCGGCGTGACCCGGCAGACGCTCATCGCGATCGAGCAGCAGCGGTACTCGCCGACGCTGGAGCTCGCGTTCCAGATCGCCCGCGCGTTCGGGCTCGGCATCGACGACCTGTTCCAGTACCCGGAGGCCGCGCATGACTGA